The Desulfosoma sp. DNA window GCGGGGCATCCGACAAAACGTTCCGGGAAGAAGCATCCTCGGAAGAAGGCGGGTCCATCTGGGATGCGAAGGCTTGCGTTGCATTCCGGCCCAAAACTTCAAGCAAGGCCACGCGTTCCCGCCAAGCTTCCATAAAATCCGGACAGTGTGTCGTAAGCCATTCCAATATGGCCAAGGCGGTGACGATATCCCCGGCAGCTTGGGCCAATCGCGCACATCGCAAAGCGTCCTGAGGCGGTAAAGCCCGCCAGAATTCGGGACGACGAATGATCCTCAGGATAGATTCCTGGTCTTTGTTTTCAGCGATGCCCTTTTCCAGGTTTCGAAGGACCAAGGCGTAGTCCACCTTGCTCTCGGATGCCTCTTTTACGAAAGGTTTTCCCATGTCCATGGAATTCCCCTCTTCTTCGCAAAGATCAAGCTCGAGTGTCGCCGGCCTATTCCCCTTGGGAGGACTCGTTTTTTGGCTTCATCTCCTGAAGGATTCGTTTCTTGAGCTCTTTAAGGTGCGGGTACACAGGCCGAAAGGCGCTTAGCTCTTCGGCCACTTGCCAAGCTTCTTCATATCGGCCCAGACGATAAAGAGCCGCCGATTCCCAGAACAGGGCCTCATCATGGGGATTTTGATAGGTAGACCGCGTGAAGGCGCTGGCTTCTCGAGCCCACTGCAGGCACTTTTCCAGAGCGTTTTGACGAAAACCGATTTTCGCCAAACGTACCAAAGCCTTGTGGCGGCCTCGACGGTCTTTTTCGGCCGCTTTCTTCAGCAACCCTTTCGCTTGGTCCAGACGCCCTTGGGCGACCAGAACATCCGCTTCCGTCCAAAGCACGTAAGGGCGTTTTCGGTGAGCCGGAATACGGCTCAAGGTTTTCTCGGCTTCTTCCACTTTGCCTTGAGCCAAAGCTACGCGGGCACGCAGTTCAAAAACGTAATCGTGATTCGCTGGATCCGCCTGGCTGGAGGCAAAGTCCAAAGCCTTTTCGGCTTCTTTCAAATCCCCCATGGCGTAATGCACCTTGCCCAAGGCAAAGTATTTATGAACCAAAGAAAGGTATTGACTTGCACTGTCCTCTTGCAGACATCGGGTTAAAAGGTTTAAAGCGCCTTTGGCGTCTCCCAATTCCAGCAGGCATGAGGCCCATTGGTAAAGGGATTTGATCGCGTTTTTTCTTTCCTGATGACGGCTCTTTCTTTGTTCCTCGTCCAAGGCGTCCCAGTTGCCTACGGCACTGCGAAAGAGAGGCAAAGCTCGGTCCGGCTTGTTCTGAATCTTCTTGTAAAGCATCCCCTGTCGGTAAAACTGGGTGACGTTGTCCGGACGTAGTTCTCGAGCCTTGGCGAAATGCTTGTGGGCCAGCTCCAGGCGGGCCTTTCGTTCTTCTGGATGCAGGAGCACTTCCCCGTTTTTCGCCGCATAGAGGCTCTCGTAAGCGATGTAGGCGACGCGGGCGTGAGCCTGATAGTCGTCGGGACATTCCTGAACACAACGACGGGCCAAGTCCAAGGCCGCATCGTGCTTTTTCAACTGACACAGAGCAAAAGCCGCTTCTCCCCAAAGCGCAGGACCAAACCCCGCTTCCACCAGCTCGGGAAAGCACTCTTCGGCCGGATGAATCAAATCCAAAACATCCTGCCATCGAGCTTCCGAGCGCAGGTTTTCCAATTCGCTCCACAGACGGCCGAAAGCTTTGGAAAGCCGCTCGGAAACCCTCTGCTGAACCGCCAGTTGATCCAAAAAGGACGAATCCTTGTCCACCTCAGGCTTTTGGGAAGGATTTTCATCAGTTACGGATGCCGATACCGCCGAAGGCCAAGCAATGACAGTTTTTTCAGTCATGGTTGTGACTCCCTTGGAAAAGACGTCGAAAATTTTTTCCACAGCGTTTGCTAGTTAAGTTCCACGGCCTCAAGATCGATCTTTACAAAGGAAGCTATGGCATGAACCGCGAAAGGCTCTTGACACATGGTCACGAAAGCGGCCGCATCAAAACCCCGGGTGTCAAAAAAAGAGACCCTCCAATTCGGTCACCCCATGAAAAAATCCCATAAAGCCAAACTTGACATTTTTTGCGGGTTTGTGAGAACGTTTTCACAATTCCTTTTTTGCAAAACGCTTCTCGAAGGCCGTTAGGTGGAAATGAGGGAGAAAGCACCATGACGGCGAGACAATCCTTACGATTTTTACGGCTTCGAATGGAAATCAGAGCCCGCAAAAGGCTGGAACTTCCAAGCTACAAAGGCAGCACGCTTCGAGGCGCTCTGGGGATGGCGCTCAAGCACAGCTGCTGTGCTGCGCGACGACGTCCCTGTGAAACATGTTCTTTGCGGTTTTCTTGCCTCTACGTCTACCTTTTCGAAACCCCGATTGGAGGAGAAAACCCGGCAGACCTTCGGTATCGGAATGCGCCACACCCCTTTGTGCTGCAACTGGCCAAGGACGGCCCCGTGACCCTGGAGCCTGGTGAGCCATGGTCCTTTGATATGACCATCATCGGGCGTGCCATGCAGTGGACCCCTTATCTGGTTCTGGCGACGCAGCGCATGGGTGAGATCGGTGTGGGCAAGGGGCGGGGCACTTACGACTTGGAACGCGTGGTGTCCTTAGACGAAGCGGGAGAACCATGGGAAGAACTTTATCAGGACGGGCTGTTGCGGCTTCCCGAAAGGAGTCTCTCTTTGATAACGGACCCGATAGAAGTTCAGCCGTCCAGGAGGGAGTCACAAAGAGTGGATTGTTGGACCTTGGAATTTGTGACGCCGATCCGGTTGGTTTCTCAGGGGGAACCGGTTCGACTTCCACACTTTCCTTTGTTCATGGCCACATTGCTTCGGCGTTTAGAGAATCTGTGTCGTTTTCATGGAGAAAACGGTTGTGAACCCAAGGTTCCGTATCGCGAGTTAATGGATCGGGCACAGTCCGTGCGCATGGTGGCAAATCGTACGCGATGGTTTGATTGGGAAAGGTACTCGCACCGTCAAGGGAGAAAGATGCATTTAGGAGGGCTTGTGGGGGACGTGGTTTACGAAGGGGACATAACCCCCTTTCGGCCTTATCTCCTCGCAGGCCGATGGGTGAACGTGGGAAAAGGAACCAGTTTCGGCCTCGGCCGCTACGAGGTGAGAACCAGCAGGGAGGGGGACTGATTCATGCTTTCCCGAGAAAAAAAACTTGCGTTGTGTATGGCGGGGCTTCTCCACGATGTGGGAAAATTCAGGCAGAGAGCCGAGTTTCCAGAAGATAAGGGGCTTACCCACGGTCAGATCGGCTATGAGTGGCTCAAACAACATTACGGAGAAACAGCCATTGAAGCCCTCGGAGCCGTGAACCATCATGCCACCGATGAGGAGGTATGGTCTGTCAACGAGCTCCTGATTCTTTACGAAGCCGACAATTGTTCGGCATCGGAACGACGGACCCATTACGATAAAACGAAGGACGTCTCCGCTGCCTGGCATCGGCAGGTGCCTTTGGCCTGCGTCTTTTCCAGGGTACGTAATCCCCATGAAGAGATTCCGAAAAGGCTGCCGCTTAAGCCGGCTTACTGGCATCTGCCGTCGAAAGATGGGCTTATGGGCTGGCATCCTCCAGAAACCACGGAAAAAGCTAACACTGCTGAAAATTACAAGGAGTTGTGGAAGGCGTTTACTAACGAGTTTGATGCGCTCAGAGCGTGCGGGAATCACCGAAACCCGAATGTGCTTTTGCACCTTTTGGAAAAATACACCGGGGTCGTTCCCTCCATTACCCTTCGCATCAAGGGGGTGAATGACCAGGAAACCTATCGCAAGCACCCCGATATTTCCCTCTTTGATCATCTCAAAACCACGGCAGCTTTTGCTGTGTGCTTGGCCGAGTGGTGTCAGGAGCGTTACGCGGATCGGTGGGAAAAAGAGATCCTGAAAGAGGAGATAGCCGGGGAGGCCACTTGGGCACAGGATGCCGAATGTCCCTTTTTGCTCGTCGGTGGAGACCTTTCCGGCGTGCAGCGTTTCATCTACACCATTTCTTCTAAAGGGGCTTTGAAATCCCTGAAGGGCCGCTCCTTTTTCCTGGAGCTTTTTCTGGAACACGCTGTGGACTCCCTTTTGGAAGCCCTGGAGCTTTTCCGCTGCCATGTGATTTTTACAGGTGGCGGTCACTTTTACCTGGTGGCTCCCAACACCCCTAAGACGGCAGAAACCCTTCGCAGGGTGAGTCAACGCCTAAATGACTACCTTTTTAGAGATTTTAACGGAGCTTTGGAACTTTTCCTGCGTTGGGTGCCTTTTCGCAAAGCGGATCTGAGAGACGTCACACGCACCTGGACGCATCTTTCTCAGGAATTGGAAGAGGCGAAAAAAAGAAAGGGAGAGGCTTTTCTGAAAGACCTGCTCGGTGAGGCGCAAGAGCCTCACCCCGATTGCTACACGGACAAATGCCAGGTGTGCGGCCGCGAGGATCGACCTCTAGATAAGCTTACCATCGGCGAAGCCACCTTTCCCGTTTGCGATCCCTGTTACGACCAATACAATTTGGGGAATCTCCTTCAACAGGCAAGCCGAAAAGGACCCTACCCGGTGATTTATCGCTGGAAGGAGATTCCTGCGGGGCTAAAAAAGAATGAGTACATCAGCATTGATGACCGTTATTACCAACCTGTGCAAATGAGCTTTAACGACAAAAGTCCGAAGAAGCTTCCGGAGAATGCTGAAGCCGTCTACCACTTGAATGATTGGGATCTGACCCACTACACCCACAAAGGTAGCCGCCCGCTTTTCGCTGCGGTTTATGTCCCACCGGAAGAGGACTTTAAAGACTTGGAAAGCATGGCCAAGCGAGGTTTTGGCATCGCTCGCATTGGGGTCCTTCGCATGGACGTGGACCGGCTGGGGCGTGTCTTTTCCCTAAGCCTTCCTGAAGGGGAGAGAACCTTTTCGTTAACGGCCTCCCTCTCGCGACACTTAAGTCTTTTTTTCAAATTCCATCTCAATGGAGTGTTGCGCGGAGAGAAAGGATACCCTGCCAGGACCCGATTGTTAGGTAGAGAAGACGGCGCCAGACTCCTCACGGTAGTCTATTCCGGCGGAGACGACCTATTTCTCATCGGACATTGGCTGGATGTTCTCGAAGCTGCTTTGGATATTCAACGGGCTTTCAGTGCTTACACAGCCAATCCTTATTTGACGGTTTCGGCAGGGTTGGCCTTAGGAGGTCCCCATGAACCCGTCTATCGCCTGGCCGATGCTGCAGGAGAGGCCGAAGATCGGGCCAAGGCAGACAGAGAAGAGAACGGAAAGAGGTTCCCGGGGCGAAAAGCTTTCTGCGTCTTCGGCAATCACACCTTCCCCTGGCATGAGAGCACCGTGCCCGGTGTCGGTAGCGTCTTGGAAATTTTGGGGTGTTTTGAACCCTTTTTGTCCGTGGGACCAACAAGTTTGAAGATTCGCGCGGAAGGGCTGTCCAAATCCTTTTATTACAAGCTCCTACAACTTGTGCGGCTCCAGCGTCGCGATGGAGTTTGGATGCTCCCGAAGTTGGCATACCTTTTTGGGAGGACTCGAGTGCACGCATCCCTAGAAGAAAACTGGTTAGACCTTAGAAAGTACATGTTTTCCGAGAAGGCCCGGGGGTGGCGCCATGTGGAAATGGCGCTCGTCATCCTTTTAATGATGATGAGAGAAGGAGACCGGAACAATGAGTGACACCAAAAAACCTAGCAGCATCAGTGAATTCAAAGGTGAACTCAGGGACTTAAAACAAGTGTCCATGGAACGTTTGGTGGAAATTGCGGACTCAGTGGGATTCCAAATTTCTGAAAGAGTCAAAATGAATCAGATCCGTCGCTTTTTGGACGGGGCCCGCAAGGTGGAAGCGGAAGTGAAGAGATCAAAACAGTTTGATCAGGTAAAGGATCGTATCGTTTTGCTTCGACCCAAACTGGCTTATGCCGCCGGACGCAACGCGGATGTCAAGCCGTTGGCTGAGCTTTTGGATGCGGCGGTTACGTCGGCGGCCAAGTCCGAGGAAAATTTCAAAAAATTCCTGCGACTCATGGAAGGAATCATCGCTTACCACCGTTACCATGGAGGAAGGGACTAAGAGGAGGGGGGTGGCTATGACACCGAAGACTTACCGCAAACTTTTGGGAAAAATCGTATTGGAAGGCGTCATGGAATGCCTGAGCGGGCTCCATATCGGAGCGTCCAAGGAAAACCTTGAGATCGGCGCTTTGGACAGTCCTGTGGTCAGGGATCCCATTTCATCGGAACCGTATGTTCCCGGCAGTTCTTTGAAAGGGAAACTGAGGGCTCTTTTAGAAAAAGCTCACCCTGAACTTTTTCCCAACCGGGATGGTGGCTCCGGTATCAGTCGCCATGAGTGCAACGACTGGAAGCCCGGCAACAATAAGAACAAAAATTACGGTATCACGCTGGACTATCCCGGGGCTCTGCAATGTCCGGTTTGCCGTCTTTTCGGTTCCACAGGAGCCGGTGACGGTGATAACTTTCCGGCGCGTCTCAAGGTCAGGGATATGCGCCTTACGGATCAGAGCCGTAAGGAGCTGGAGGCCATTGACACGGGGCTACTTTTTACCGAGTGGAAGTTCGAAAACGGTATCGATCGTGTTACCTCGTCAGCCAATCCCAGGAACCTGGAAAGGGTTCCTCGAGGCACCCGGTTCCAATTTTCGATGACCTATGACGTAGAAGATTTAGAAACGCTGCACGAAGATTTGAAAAACCTTCAATTGGCAATCGCCTTGTTGCAGGACGACGCTTTGGGCGGTCACGGATCTCGCGGGTACGGTCATGTGAAGTTTGAGTTTAGCGAGATAGAAGCCCGAAAAATAGATTACTATCGAGGGCAAAAGGAACAGTCCAAAACGGTGACAAGCCTTGAAGAGCTGGCTGACTTGGCCCAGTTTTTTAATAACGGTCAAAGGGCTTAAGGCGAGGAATCCATGAAAACCTATCTTTATCACCTGGAATTTCCAGGAGGGGCCCACTTCGGTCGGCAGGGGATTGGGTTGGAGGAAACCCGGGAGTCTTTTTCATCGGATTCCTTGTTTTCAGCTCTCATCAATGCATTTTCCCTTGTTGGTGAGGCGGACGAGGTGCTGGCGGCCTTAGGAAGTGAGACTCCACCGTTTCATCTGAGTTCCCTTTTCCCCTATGGACCGGATAAGAGCGACAAGAATAGCAAGCGGCTCTACGCATTGCCTCGACCCATGACGATGCCACGAGTTCAAGACAACTCCGTTCTTCGATCCGCCGGCAAGGACCTGAAAAAGATTCGATACTTGGTGCCTGA harbors:
- a CDS encoding tetratricopeptide repeat protein — its product is MTEKTVIAWPSAVSASVTDENPSQKPEVDKDSSFLDQLAVQQRVSERLSKAFGRLWSELENLRSEARWQDVLDLIHPAEECFPELVEAGFGPALWGEAAFALCQLKKHDAALDLARRCVQECPDDYQAHARVAYIAYESLYAAKNGEVLLHPEERKARLELAHKHFAKARELRPDNVTQFYRQGMLYKKIQNKPDRALPLFRSAVGNWDALDEEQRKSRHQERKNAIKSLYQWASCLLELGDAKGALNLLTRCLQEDSASQYLSLVHKYFALGKVHYAMGDLKEAEKALDFASSQADPANHDYVFELRARVALAQGKVEEAEKTLSRIPAHRKRPYVLWTEADVLVAQGRLDQAKGLLKKAAEKDRRGRHKALVRLAKIGFRQNALEKCLQWAREASAFTRSTYQNPHDEALFWESAALYRLGRYEEAWQVAEELSAFRPVYPHLKELKKRILQEMKPKNESSQGE
- the cas6 gene encoding CRISPR system precrRNA processing endoribonuclease RAMP protein Cas6, which codes for MTARQSLRFLRLRMEIRARKRLELPSYKGSTLRGALGMALKHSCCAARRRPCETCSLRFSCLYVYLFETPIGGENPADLRYRNAPHPFVLQLAKDGPVTLEPGEPWSFDMTIIGRAMQWTPYLVLATQRMGEIGVGKGRGTYDLERVVSLDEAGEPWEELYQDGLLRLPERSLSLITDPIEVQPSRRESQRVDCWTLEFVTPIRLVSQGEPVRLPHFPLFMATLLRRLENLCRFHGENGCEPKVPYRELMDRAQSVRMVANRTRWFDWERYSHRQGRKMHLGGLVGDVVYEGDITPFRPYLLAGRWVNVGKGTSFGLGRYEVRTSREGD
- the cas10 gene encoding type III-A CRISPR-associated protein Cas10/Csm1, yielding MLSREKKLALCMAGLLHDVGKFRQRAEFPEDKGLTHGQIGYEWLKQHYGETAIEALGAVNHHATDEEVWSVNELLILYEADNCSASERRTHYDKTKDVSAAWHRQVPLACVFSRVRNPHEEIPKRLPLKPAYWHLPSKDGLMGWHPPETTEKANTAENYKELWKAFTNEFDALRACGNHRNPNVLLHLLEKYTGVVPSITLRIKGVNDQETYRKHPDISLFDHLKTTAAFAVCLAEWCQERYADRWEKEILKEEIAGEATWAQDAECPFLLVGGDLSGVQRFIYTISSKGALKSLKGRSFFLELFLEHAVDSLLEALELFRCHVIFTGGGHFYLVAPNTPKTAETLRRVSQRLNDYLFRDFNGALELFLRWVPFRKADLRDVTRTWTHLSQELEEAKKRKGEAFLKDLLGEAQEPHPDCYTDKCQVCGREDRPLDKLTIGEATFPVCDPCYDQYNLGNLLQQASRKGPYPVIYRWKEIPAGLKKNEYISIDDRYYQPVQMSFNDKSPKKLPENAEAVYHLNDWDLTHYTHKGSRPLFAAVYVPPEEDFKDLESMAKRGFGIARIGVLRMDVDRLGRVFSLSLPEGERTFSLTASLSRHLSLFFKFHLNGVLRGEKGYPARTRLLGREDGARLLTVVYSGGDDLFLIGHWLDVLEAALDIQRAFSAYTANPYLTVSAGLALGGPHEPVYRLADAAGEAEDRAKADREENGKRFPGRKAFCVFGNHTFPWHESTVPGVGSVLEILGCFEPFLSVGPTSLKIRAEGLSKSFYYKLLQLVRLQRRDGVWMLPKLAYLFGRTRVHASLEENWLDLRKYMFSEKARGWRHVEMALVILLMMMREGDRNNE
- the csm2 gene encoding type III-A CRISPR-associated protein Csm2, producing MSDTKKPSSISEFKGELRDLKQVSMERLVEIADSVGFQISERVKMNQIRRFLDGARKVEAEVKRSKQFDQVKDRIVLLRPKLAYAAGRNADVKPLAELLDAAVTSAAKSEENFKKFLRLMEGIIAYHRYHGGRD
- the csm3 gene encoding type III-A CRISPR-associated RAMP protein Csm3 encodes the protein MTPKTYRKLLGKIVLEGVMECLSGLHIGASKENLEIGALDSPVVRDPISSEPYVPGSSLKGKLRALLEKAHPELFPNRDGGSGISRHECNDWKPGNNKNKNYGITLDYPGALQCPVCRLFGSTGAGDGDNFPARLKVRDMRLTDQSRKELEAIDTGLLFTEWKFENGIDRVTSSANPRNLERVPRGTRFQFSMTYDVEDLETLHEDLKNLQLAIALLQDDALGGHGSRGYGHVKFEFSEIEARKIDYYRGQKEQSKTVTSLEELADLAQFFNNGQRA